The genomic stretch ACCGTGTGGCTAGGATTGCAGGTGACATGTGCTCTGAATCCCTGAGATTAACAGGAAGGATCTTCCCCACCGCCGCCTGCAGTGGCCTTCTGACTGGCACTCTCTCCATGCCCTGAGGCCGCCTCTTGTGAGCCCTATCAGCACTGTCAAGGCTTCACAGTACAGAGCTGGTCAGGCGTTGTGCCAGGGTGATGCCCAGTATGGCCCTGAGGCTCAACCTGTCTCTTGCAAACAAGGAACACAAGCCCATCAGGTGATGAAGCCGCGTGCTGGGAACACGCAAGACACAGCAGGAGGGTTTCTTATAAACACCACAATGTGTTCATGACTAAATCTGTTTTAAACACTCAGAATTTTTCTGCTGGAAAGTGGTGTGAACAGGAACCAGGAAGGGACCATGTGCCCAGCATCTCACCTGACCCTGGCAGGTATATAGAGGCTCCTGGCCCAGGAGGCCCCACACCTgagccccttctctctctccacctgctcctctgACCTACTCCACCCTCAACCCACCAGAACCATGGGCTGCTCTGGCTGTTCCGGGGGCTGCGGCTCCAGCTGTGGGGGCTGCGGCTCCAGCTGCTGTGTGCCCGTCTGCTGCTGCAAGCCCGTGTGCTGCTGTGTGCCAGCCTGCTCCTGCTCCAGCTGTGGCAAAGGGGGCTGCAGCTCCTGCGGGGGGTCTAAGGGGGGCTGCGGCTCCTGTGGAGGCTGTGGCTCCAGCTGCTGCCAGCCCGTGTGCTGCTGTGTGCCAGCCTGCTCCTGCTCCAGCTGTGGCAAAGGGGGCTGTGGCTCCAGCTGTGGGGGCTCCAAGGGGGGCTGCGGCTCCTGTGGGGGCTCCAAGGGGGGCTGTGTTTCCTGCGGGGGGTCTAAGGGGGGCTGCGGCTCCTGTGGGGGCTGTGGCTCTGGCTGCGGCTCCAGCTGCTGCGTGCCCGTGTGCTGCTGTGTGCCAGCCTGCTCTTGCTCCAGCTGTGGCAAAGGGGTCTGTGGCTCCAGCTGTGGGGGCTCCAAGGGGGGCTGCGGCTCCTGCGGGGGGTCTAAGGGGGGCTGCGGCTCATGTGGAGGCTGCGGCTCCAGCTGCTGTGTGCCCGTGTGCAGCTGTGTGCCAGCCTGCTCCTGCTCCAGCTGTGGCAAAGGGGGCTGTGGCTCCAGCTGTGGGGGCTCCAAGGGGGGCTGTGGCTCGTGTGGGGGCTGCGGCTCCAGCTGCTGTGTGCCCGTGTGCAGCTGTGTGCCAGCCTGCTCCTGCTCCGGCTGTGGCAAAGGGGGCTGTGGCCCCTGTGGCTGCTCCCAGTCCAGCTGCTGCGGCCCCGTGTGCTGCCAGCGCAAGATCTGATTCATCAACACACACCCCAGTATGTAGCAGATGCCCTGGATGGAGATCAATACCTGACCTCAAAGCCCTGAATCCCAGCCCTGGGCTGCTGTTTCGGGAATGTGGGACCGGGGGTGTTTACAGTAGAAAGAGCACACCCAGCTCACCCTTGAGAGGGTCTGACCCCTGACCTCCCATCAGCTTCCTGTGAAAAGCCTCGACCACAGCCCTCAGACGTCTCCCCTGAACTCACCGGCTTAATTCTCTGTCATGGGCTACAGATTCTGAGAATCCTTGCAATTCCTTTCAATAAACGTATCCCTTCCCCGCACACGTCCTGGTCTTATTGATTCTTTTCTTACTGTTTCTGGTAATTTACCATTTCAACAtccctcttctctctgtctcctttggATTTCCTGAATCCCAACAGAGCATTCAGCAACCCACTGCCCCGGGCAACCCAGAGTGCTCAGCGCCCACAGCACGCACTGTGCGAGAAACTGGGGCTCAGGAGAGAACTGGGCACCCACCTGCCCGAGGCAGCTTGACTGTGGCAGGGAGGGGGGCAACCCTGATCGGGTTCGGGAGGGGGCGGAGGCCAGCAGCCACCGGGGCCACAGGGACACCAGAGGAGGGGCGGATGTGAAGGTCTGAGGCTGGCTGCAGAGGGGTGGGGGCCAGCCCCATTCCTCAGtaactccagttcagttcagccgctcagttgtgtccgactctttgcgaccccatgaatcgcagcacgccaggcctccctgtccatcaccaactcccacagttcactcaaactcacgtccatcgagtctgtgatgccatccagccatctcatcctttgtcatccccttctcctcctgcccccgaatccctcccagcatcagagtcttttccaaatgagtcaactcttcgcatgaggtggccaaagtactggagtttcagctttagcatcagtccttccaaagaacacccagggctgatctccttcagaatggactggttggatctcctt from Budorcas taxicolor isolate Tak-1 chromosome 25, Takin1.1, whole genome shotgun sequence encodes the following:
- the LOC128068602 gene encoding proline-rich protein HaeIII subfamily 1-like, encoding MNQILRWQHTGPQQLDWEQPQGPQPPLPQPEQEQAGTQLHTGTQQLEPQPPHEPQPPLEPPQLEPQPPLPQLEQEQAGTQLHTGTQQLEPQPPHEPQPPLDPPQEPQPPLEPPQLEPQTPLPQLEQEQAGTQQHTGTQQLEPQPEPQPPQEPQPPLDPPQETQPPLEPPQEPQPPLEPPQLEPQPPLPQLEQEQAGTQQHTGWQQLEPQPPQEPQPPLDPPQELQPPLPQLEQEQAGTQQHTGLQQQTGTQQLEPQPPQLEPQPPEQPEQPMVLVG